In Rana temporaria chromosome 3, aRanTem1.1, whole genome shotgun sequence, a single window of DNA contains:
- the LOC120930542 gene encoding nodal homolog, with the protein MTEARKLTIMSGLRSKPNMDREEGSTRQDQPVHGVPTLFETESRFDLPGSDLSLKLSSILSGKRHLQSIKYPLYMMQLYHNLLMKNESKLSERVNTSDYDIVLSLVAKNYTEVNNRLKLSFDMSSISSSNELQLAQLRIHIPSFLGLENKTLDIYHSKKEKELFLGSFKIDPATLKGSSWASFDLTQMLQLFLQHVRENYADEHIKSKYITEKTTDTNMEFEPKYGRQQTTYTSSAERVVLVVFAKDKSYDSVVGSPSLIKTVESSKYVALEKASRVSAIRRHRRNRNENHHMLINNVPSRHVEHGKALCRRVDMFVDFGEVGWGEWIVYPKKYNAYRCEGACPIPLNETFKPTNHAYMKSVVKLYQPEKVECPYCVPVRMSPLSMLYYEGSDVVLRHHEEMIVEECGCS; encoded by the exons atgacggaggcacgtaaactgaccataaTGTCAGGACTCAGAAGCAAACCAAACATGGACAGAGAGGAGGGCAGcaccaggcaggatcaaccag TACATGGGGTGCCTACACTTTTTGAAACAGAGTCCAGATTTGATCTTCCAGGATCTGACCTAAGCTTAAAACTTTCATCAATTCTTTCCGGAAAAAGACACCTACAAAGTATCAAGTATCCTTTGTATATGATGCAACTCTACCACAATCTTCTCATGAAGAATGAGTCAAAATTATCTGAACGAGTCAACACTTCAGATTATGACATCGTGTTAAGCCTTGTTGCAAAAA aCTATACAGAAGTCAATAATCGCCTCAAGCTGTCTTTCGATATGTCCTCAATTTCTAGCAGCAATGAGTTACAGTTGGCCCAGCTAAGGATACATATCCCTTCGTTCCTGGGTTTAGAGAACAAAACCTTAGACATCTACCACAGCAAGAAAGAAAAAGAACTGTTCCTTGGGTCATTCAAGATAGATCCTGCTACCTTAAAAGGTTCTTCTTGGGCTAGCTTCGACCTTACCCAAATGCTCCAGCTCTTCCTCCAGCACGTAAGAGAAAACTATGCAGATGAACACATAAAGTCCAAGTACATAACAGAGAAAACCACGGACACCAATATGGAATTTGAGCCAAAATATGGTAGACAACAGACCACTTATACATCCAGTGCAGAGAGGGTTGTGCTTGTTGTGTTTGCAAAGGACAAGTCCTATGACAGCGTAGTTGGTTCTCCGAGTCTCATCAAAACAGTGGAGTCCTCAAAGTATGTTGCACTGGAGAAAGCTAGCAGAGTATCAGCCATCCGGAGACACAGGAGGAACAGGAATGAGAACCACCATATGCTGATAAACAATGTGCCTTCAAGGCATGTAGAACATGGCAAAGCCTTGTGCCGAAGAGTGGATATGTTTGTAGACTTTGGTGAAGTAGGATGGGGAGAATGGATCGTCTACCCCAAGAAGTATAATGCCTACAGATGTGAGGGTGCATGTCCAATCCCATTGAATGAGACATTCAAACCAACAAATCATGCTTACATGAAG AGTGTGGTGAAGCTGTACCAGCCTGAGAAGGTGGAATGCCCATACTGCGTCCCAGTGAGAATGAGCCCATTGTCTATGCTGTATTATGAAGGCAGTGATGTTGTCTTAAGGCATCATGAAGAAATGATTGTTGAAGAGTGTGGCTGTAGTTAG